In Nitratireductor thuwali, a genomic segment contains:
- a CDS encoding tripartite tricarboxylate transporter permease has translation MDVLASLADGFAVALTWQNLGLALLGCFLGTIIGALPGLGPSNGVAILIPLAFTLGLPATPALILLTSVYYGAMYGGRISSILLNIPGDEPALMTTLDGYPMTKKGQAGEALALSGIASFVGAFFATWGLVFLAPQLVKVALLFGPAEYFALFTLAFATLGGIAARNQAKAVIAAALGLGIAMVGVDHQTGVPRLTFGEIHLYEGIDFLIAIVGLFAISEVLLFLEHAKGEAPEASTTKLSRITAPLSMLKKTTGTMARSTVIGFVSGVLPGAGASLGSFVSYTIEKRLSDKEGTFGKGDPRGVAAPEAGNNAAAGGALVPMLALGVPGSGTTAVLLAMLMALNITPGPLLFTQQPDVVWGLIAALFIGNIMLLLLNVPMVGLFVRVLQVPTKYLMPAVAMIAFVGIYGLTGSTFDLLLMIGFGVGGYLLRKLDVPLVPVILGILLGNIMEKSMRRALTISDGDYSVLWGSPIAITIWALAIAGFLAPIIVGRFLRPRKDATVSP, from the coding sequence ATGGACGTTCTCGCAAGCCTTGCAGACGGTTTCGCCGTCGCGCTGACCTGGCAGAATCTCGGGCTGGCGCTCCTCGGCTGCTTTCTGGGCACCATCATCGGCGCGCTGCCGGGGCTCGGCCCCTCCAACGGCGTGGCCATCCTCATTCCGCTCGCCTTCACGCTCGGGCTGCCGGCCACGCCGGCGCTGATCCTTCTGACCTCGGTCTATTACGGCGCGATGTATGGCGGGCGCATCTCCTCCATCCTGCTCAATATCCCGGGCGACGAGCCGGCGCTGATGACCACGCTCGACGGCTATCCGATGACCAAGAAGGGGCAGGCCGGCGAGGCGCTGGCGCTGTCGGGCATCGCTTCCTTCGTCGGCGCCTTCTTCGCCACATGGGGCCTCGTCTTCCTGGCACCGCAACTGGTCAAGGTCGCGCTCCTGTTCGGTCCGGCCGAATATTTCGCGCTCTTCACCCTGGCCTTCGCGACGCTCGGCGGCATTGCCGCGCGCAACCAGGCAAAGGCGGTGATCGCCGCGGCCCTCGGCCTCGGCATTGCCATGGTCGGCGTCGATCACCAGACCGGGGTGCCGCGGCTGACCTTCGGCGAGATTCATCTCTACGAAGGCATAGACTTCCTGATCGCCATCGTCGGCCTGTTCGCCATCTCCGAGGTGCTGCTGTTCCTCGAACATGCCAAGGGGGAAGCGCCGGAGGCCTCGACGACCAAGCTCAGCCGCATCACGGCACCGCTCTCGATGCTGAAAAAGACCACCGGCACGATGGCGCGCAGCACGGTGATCGGCTTCGTTTCCGGCGTCCTGCCGGGAGCGGGCGCCTCGCTGGGCTCCTTCGTGTCCTACACGATCGAGAAGCGCCTGAGCGACAAGGAAGGCACTTTCGGCAAGGGGGACCCGCGCGGCGTCGCGGCACCGGAGGCCGGCAACAACGCGGCAGCCGGCGGCGCGCTCGTGCCCATGCTGGCGCTGGGCGTGCCCGGCTCGGGCACCACCGCCGTGCTGCTGGCCATGCTGATGGCGCTCAACATCACGCCGGGGCCGCTGCTCTTCACGCAGCAGCCGGATGTGGTGTGGGGCCTCATCGCCGCGCTGTTCATCGGCAACATCATGCTGCTCCTGCTCAACGTCCCGATGGTCGGCCTGTTCGTGCGGGTGCTGCAGGTGCCGACGAAATATCTCATGCCCGCCGTGGCGATGATCGCCTTCGTCGGCATATACGGCCTGACGGGCTCGACCTTCGATCTCCTGCTGATGATCGGCTTCGGCGTGGGCGGCTATCTCCTGCGCAAGCTCGACGTGCCGCTGGTGCCGGTCATTCTCGGCATCCTGCTCGGCAACATCATGGAGAAGAGCATGCGCCGCGCGCTGACCATCTCGGACGGCGATTACTCGGTCCTCTGGGGCTCGCCGATCGCCATCACCATCTGGGCGCTCGCCATCGCCGGCTTCCTGGCACCGATCATCGTCGGCCGTTTCCTGCGGCCGAGGAAGGATGCGACGGTTTCGCCTTGA
- a CDS encoding tripartite tricarboxylate transporter TctB family protein, whose amino-acid sequence MSDRILGGTCLVLALLYIYFATQVRVGFISDPMGPKAFPIFIGVVLALGSIYTLLRPDPEPVWPKLGRFGEIVFAVVVMIAYTYALPELGFIISTTFAAGFLSWRLGARPLAAAIAGVGISLGIFVVFRLILKLSLAIGPWGF is encoded by the coding sequence ATGAGCGACCGTATTCTTGGCGGCACATGCCTGGTGCTGGCGCTGCTCTACATCTATTTCGCGACCCAGGTCAGGGTCGGCTTCATATCCGATCCGATGGGACCGAAGGCCTTCCCCATCTTCATCGGCGTGGTGCTGGCGCTGGGTTCGATCTACACGCTCCTGCGCCCCGATCCCGAGCCGGTCTGGCCGAAGCTCGGACGGTTCGGCGAGATCGTCTTCGCGGTCGTCGTCATGATCGCCTACACCTACGCCCTGCCGGAGCTCGGCTTCATCATCTCGACCACCTTCGCCGCCGGCTTCCTGAGCTGGCGCCTCGGCGCCAGGCCGCTTGCCGCCGCCATCGCCGGCGTCGGCATATCGCTCGGCATCTTCGTGGTCTTCCGCCTCATCCTGAAACTGTCGCTGGCCATCGGCCCCTGGGGCTTCTAG
- a CDS encoding Bug family tripartite tricarboxylate transporter substrate binding protein yields the protein MRKLAAAGAATLFAAIAFAGQALSFEPKQTECIAPANAGGGWDFTCRQVGKALYDLKIVPGPVQVTNLAGGGGGVAFADVVAKRNTNNDLIVAASSATTTRLAQGAFPGANQDQVRWVGTIGADYGVIAVSKDSPINTLPELFEKVKADPTSVSFAGGSALGGWDHLKVLIAAKAAGIDDARTIKYVAFEGGGEAVTQLLGGHVQAFSGDISETKGFVDSGDLKVLAVLSEERLPGEFAEFPTAREQGIEAVGANWRGFYAPGGMSDEAYDFWVNAIKTTYESDEWKQVMANNGLMPLARFGEDFDAFIAKEVADTEALSREIGILQ from the coding sequence ATGAGAAAACTCGCTGCAGCGGGCGCTGCAACCCTTTTCGCCGCCATCGCCTTTGCGGGCCAGGCCCTTTCGTTCGAGCCCAAGCAGACCGAATGCATCGCGCCGGCCAATGCCGGCGGCGGCTGGGACTTCACCTGCCGTCAGGTGGGCAAGGCGCTTTACGATCTGAAGATCGTGCCCGGCCCCGTGCAGGTGACCAACCTGGCCGGCGGCGGCGGCGGCGTCGCCTTCGCCGACGTGGTGGCCAAGCGCAACACCAACAACGACCTCATCGTCGCCGCCTCCTCCGCCACCACCACCAGGCTTGCCCAGGGCGCGTTCCCCGGCGCCAACCAGGATCAGGTGCGCTGGGTCGGCACCATAGGCGCCGATTACGGCGTGATCGCCGTGTCCAAGGATTCGCCGATAAACACGCTGCCGGAACTGTTCGAAAAGGTGAAGGCCGATCCAACGTCCGTTTCCTTTGCCGGCGGTTCGGCGCTCGGCGGCTGGGATCACCTCAAGGTGCTGATCGCCGCCAAGGCAGCGGGCATCGACGATGCGCGCACCATCAAATACGTGGCCTTCGAAGGCGGCGGCGAGGCCGTGACCCAGCTTCTGGGCGGCCATGTGCAGGCCTTTTCCGGCGATATTTCGGAAACCAAGGGCTTCGTCGATTCAGGCGACCTGAAGGTGCTCGCCGTGCTTTCCGAAGAGCGTCTGCCGGGCGAGTTCGCCGAGTTCCCGACGGCCAGGGAGCAGGGCATTGAGGCGGTCGGCGCCAACTGGCGCGGCTTCTACGCCCCCGGCGGCATGAGCGACGAGGCCTATGACTTCTGGGTCAACGCCATCAAGACGACCTATGAAAGCGACGAGTGGAAACAGGTCATGGCCAATAACGGCCTGATGCCGCTCGCCAGGTTCGGCGAAGACTTCGATGCCTTCATCGCCAAGGAGGTCGCCGACACCGAAGCGCTCAGCCGCGAGATCGGCATCCTGCAGTAG